The bacterium nucleotide sequence GCATCCAGCTGCCCGTCGATATCTTCGAACCGAAAATGGAGCCGAGTCTCCAGGAGAGCTGAAGCATGCTGATCGTGACCATCGTTCTGGTTTTTGCGGCTTTTGTCCTGATCTCCCTTATGATCTATATGGCCATCCGGCGGCAGAACAGCGATGCCCGGCTGATCCGGAAGCGGCTGAGCGAACTGGTTCGGGATGAGAAGCAGAAACCTGCGGAGATTCCCTTCATTATCCGGGATGACCATCTCAGCCGGATTCCGCTGCTCAACCGGGTGTTGGAGCAGCTGAACATATCGCGGGTGCTGGCGCGGATCATCCGGCAGGCGGATGTCCGCCTCAAGGTGGGCGAGCTGGTGCTGCTGATGGCGGTGCTTGCGGCCATCGGTGTGGTCGTGCCCTTGAAGTTGGGCAAGCCGGCCATGGCGCTGCTCACCGGCGGAGGGGCGGCGCTGGTGCCGCTGATTTTCCTGCAGTTGCAGCGCGGTAAGCGGCTCAAGGCCTTTATCCGTGAATTCCCCGATGCGATCGATATGATGACCAGCGCGTTGCGCGCCGGGCACGCCTTCACGCGCGCCATGCAGTTGGTCGCGGAAGAGGCTCCCGATCCCGTCGGCATCGAATTCCGCCGCACCTTCGAGGAATACAATCTGGGCATGCAGCTGCGCGACGTCCTGCTGAACATGACCGGTCGGGTGGAAAGCCTCGATCTCAAGCTCTTTGTGACCGCCGTGCTGCTGCAAAAGGAGACCGGCGGCAATCTGACCGAAATCCTTGAGAAGATCGGCTATACCATCCGTGAGCGCTTCAAGCTGATGGGCCAGCTGCGGACCTATACCGCCCAGGGCCGGATGTCGGCCTGGATCATCGGCTCGCTGCCCATTGCCTTCGTCGTTATTATCTCTTCCATGAGTCCGGGGTACATGACCCCGTTGATCGAAAAGCCCAGCGGTCATTTTATGCTGGGATTGGCGGTCTCACTGCAGCTGATGGGGATTCTCGTAATTCGCAAGATTGTCGCGGTCCGATATCAATAAGGAATTAGAGCCATGGATATTCTGCTCATTCTTGCGCTGGTTTTCAGCGCAACCTTTTTGGCGCTCACGGGACTGCAGCGACTGCTGCACAGGCGTCTGGATCCCACCTACAAACGCATGCAGGAGCTCGCCGGCAGCGGCAGTGCCGCGGGAGCCGGCGCGGCGGCAAAGCCGCGCGGTATGGCGCAGGCGCGGGTGGGTATGGCGCGGCTGCTCGAGGTGGTGGGGCGGCGCAAGCAGAAGGAAGGACGGGCTTCCGGTAAAATGATGCACAAGCTGATGAGCGCCGGCTATTATCAGGAATCGGCCTTGCGCCGGTTTATGGGCATCAAACGCCTCTGCGCCGTGACCAGTTTTATCCTTTTTCTGCTCCTCGGCCATTATGGCCGGCAGCCTCTGCCCATGATCTTCTTCCTCGGCCTGCTAGGCGCGATGATCTTTTATACCACACCCGACCTCGTGCTCAATTCACAAGTCAAGCGCCGTCAGCATAGCATCGCTGGCGGCCTTCCTGATGCCCTTGATCTCATGGTGATCTGCGTCGAGGCCGGTCTGGGCCTCAATGCCGCGATCCTCCGGGTGGGGCAGGACCTCGCCTTGCGCTGCCGCCCCCTCAGTGAGGAGCTGTTGCGCACGACCCAGGATCTCCGCACCGGGATATCGCGCGAGAGCGCCTTGCGAGCGATGAGCCAGCGCAATCAGGTCGAGGATCTTAAAATTCTCGTCGGTGCTCTGGTTTTGGCCGACAAGCTCGGGACAAGCATCGCCGACACGCTGCGGTGCCAGGCCGATTCTCTGCGCACGCGCATCAAGCAGAAGGCGGAAGAGCAGGCCGCCAAGGCGGGTGTCAAAATGCTGCTGCCACTGGTCCTGTTCATCCTGCCGGCGCTTTTCATTATCCTGTTGGGGCCGGCAGCCCTGATGATGCTGGAAACCCTCGCCAAATAGGAGAATCTCATGCCTTTATTGCATGTTCGGATGCAGCGCATCATCCCGGTGCGCGTGCTGACGGCCCGCCATTTTTTCAGCCGACTGGCAGGGTGGCTTGGGCGCCGCAAGCCGGTCGAAGGGGAGCTGCTGCACTTAATGCCCTGCCGCGCCGTCCATACCTGGGGCATGTCTTTTCCCATCGATATTCTCTTCCTCAACACCGACAGCCGGGTCCTCGCCGCCCTGTCCGAGGTGCCGCCCAATCGCGTGACTTCTCCTCAGGCCAAGGCAGTCCGCGTGCTTGAGGCTCCGGCTGGTTTTATCCAGCGCGAGGGCATTCGCCTGGGTGACAAACTGCTGATCCACAGCGACGACGATCACCAGCCCGGATTGGCGGCCTGGAGCTTCATCCTGCATTGGCCGCTCAACCTGGTCATGGCCATCCTCTGGGCGCAGCTGCTTGTTTTCATCATCGGACATGGTTGGGGGCACTTTTCCTATCTGGGCCTGGGCATCCTGGTGCATAATTCGCTGCTCCTTTTGCTCTTCCTTCTCCGTCGGCCGAGTCAGGATACCTCACACCGCTGGAGCGACTGGCTGGTCGCCCTGGCCACCATGGCCTGTGCCATGGCCTTGCGCCCGATCCAGGAGAGCCCGCAGGCCGGCATCCCGCTCGCGGCCGCACTGCAGCTGGCCGGGATCGCCGGCATTGTCATCTCTCTTCTCAGCCTCGGCCGCAGTTTTGGCATCATCCCCGCCAATCGACAGGTCCAGGTGGGCGGAGCCTACCGTCTGGTACGGCATCCCCTTTACACCAGCGAATTGCTTTTCTATGGCGGTTTCCTGCTCGGCAATCCTTCCTGGCAGAATATCCTGCTCGCCCTCTTGATCCTGGCCGGCCAGATCTGGCGCGCTCTAGCGGAGGAGAGCTTGCTGATGCACGACCCGGCCTATCAGCAGTATGCCCGGAGTGTGCGCAGCCGTTTCATCCCGCACCTTCTTTAAACCGCCGGTTGAGATGGTTTTAATCGCCATAAATGACTAAAAATAGAACGAAATGATAAAATTTACTAAAAAAATAAATATTTCACTTGAAATTGATGTGCAAATATTGTACATTTCGGTGAGAAGGCCGGCGCAGCCCAAGGGCTGCTTCTTTTTTAAGGCCGGGCAGGTGGATTGACCATGGATGAGGATGAGACCGACGATAGCACATACGCTTTGGGCGCTGGGCCTTTTCCTGATCGGTTGCGCGCCGGTGGCCGGAGCTCAGGAGATGGCGGTTTCCGTCGAAAAACAGCTCGAGTACTTTCTCAAGGTGCTTGAATTCGACCGGATGCTGCCACGCCATCAGGTGGACGAGCTGACGATCGCTGTGCTCTATCAGGAGGCGTTTCAGCCTTCGGTGGAAACCCGCAACGATTTTTTCCGAGCCTGCCGGGCTTATAACTCCCTGCAGGTCTCCGGGCTGCCGCTCCGTGTTATATACATCGGCTGGCAAGGCCTGGCGGATCTGGATGCTCGTTTTGCCCGGCTCGAGATCGCCGCTCTTTATGTTACGCCCTTGCGCGGGGTGCCGATTGGGCAGATCCGTCAGCTATGCCGGCTTCACCAAGTGACCACTCTGACTGGGGTTCCGGATTATGTCAAAGCCGGCCTCTCCGTGGGCATCGGGATGGCCCTGGAACGGCCTAAAGTCTTGATCAATCTCTCGACGGCGCGGGCTGAAGGTGCGGACTTTAGCTCCCAACTTCTCAGACTCTCTGCTGTCGTCCATTAGCGGGGATGCCAGCCTGGGCAGGATTGATGAGCACGCCTGAAAAGCAATGGTCGATTCGCGCCAAGCTAACCGTTTCTCTCACGCTCCTCATCGGCTTCATCACCACTTTTATCTACGTTTACTTCCCCGATTTCTATGCGCGTCAGGGTGTGGATGCTCAGAAGGCCAAGAGCCGCTCCATCGCCTTGATGACCGCCTACAGCATCAGTCCCGCCGTCATTTTTGAGGACCTGCCTGCGATCCAGGAGGTAGCTTATTCCGCACTGCAGAACCGCGATCTCCTCTATATCGTGGTTCGAGATGCCCGAGGCAAACTTTTGTTTTCGATTGACAAAGCGGGACGGATGCCTGCCGTCAACAAACAATTCGCACCTGATTCCCTGCTTGAGCGGGAGCGGATTCTGCAAACCCGGGCGGCCATTTTGCACAGGGATGAGGTGGCCGGCCAGCTCCTGATCGGCATGGGGCTGGATGGTGTCTACGAGGCCACCCGGCGTGCGCGGCAAAACATCGCCCTGCTTGCGGCGATGATCTTTCTCATCGGGCTGGTCGCCATTCTGATCAGCAGCAAGATCATCATTGATCCCCTCGATCACCTGATCCGGATCGTGGAGGCGATTTCAGCCGAGAGGCTCGAGCAACGCGCACCCGATTTCCCCAGCCGCGAGGCCTCCATACTCTCGCACAGTTTCAACCAGATGCTCGACCGCATCGCCCTGGCCCATGAGGAACTCAAAATGGTCAATAATGAGCTCGAAACCCGGGTGGAGAAGCGGACCCGCGAGCTGCGGGAGGAGATCAATGAGCGCCACCGCGTT carries:
- a CDS encoding YfiR family protein, whose protein sequence is MRPTIAHTLWALGLFLIGCAPVAGAQEMAVSVEKQLEYFLKVLEFDRMLPRHQVDELTIAVLYQEAFQPSVETRNDFFRACRAYNSLQVSGLPLRVIYIGWQGLADLDARFARLEIAALYVTPLRGVPIGQIRQLCRLHQVTTLTGVPDYVKAGLSVGIGMALERPKVLINLSTARAEGADFSSQLLRLSAVVH
- a CDS encoding type II secretion system F family protein translates to MLIVTIVLVFAAFVLISLMIYMAIRRQNSDARLIRKRLSELVRDEKQKPAEIPFIIRDDHLSRIPLLNRVLEQLNISRVLARIIRQADVRLKVGELVLLMAVLAAIGVVVPLKLGKPAMALLTGGGAALVPLIFLQLQRGKRLKAFIREFPDAIDMMTSALRAGHAFTRAMQLVAEEAPDPVGIEFRRTFEEYNLGMQLRDVLLNMTGRVESLDLKLFVTAVLLQKETGGNLTEILEKIGYTIRERFKLMGQLRTYTAQGRMSAWIIGSLPIAFVVIISSMSPGYMTPLIEKPSGHFMLGLAVSLQLMGILVIRKIVAVRYQ
- a CDS encoding DUF192 domain-containing protein, whose translation is MPLLHVRMQRIIPVRVLTARHFFSRLAGWLGRRKPVEGELLHLMPCRAVHTWGMSFPIDILFLNTDSRVLAALSEVPPNRVTSPQAKAVRVLEAPAGFIQREGIRLGDKLLIHSDDDHQPGLAAWSFILHWPLNLVMAILWAQLLVFIIGHGWGHFSYLGLGILVHNSLLLLLFLLRRPSQDTSHRWSDWLVALATMACAMALRPIQESPQAGIPLAAALQLAGIAGIVISLLSLGRSFGIIPANRQVQVGGAYRLVRHPLYTSELLFYGGFLLGNPSWQNILLALLILAGQIWRALAEESLLMHDPAYQQYARSVRSRFIPHLL
- a CDS encoding histidine kinase dimerization/phosphoacceptor domain -containing protein encodes the protein MSTPEKQWSIRAKLTVSLTLLIGFITTFIYVYFPDFYARQGVDAQKAKSRSIALMTAYSISPAVIFEDLPAIQEVAYSALQNRDLLYIVVRDARGKLLFSIDKAGRMPAVNKQFAPDSLLERERILQTRAAILHRDEVAGQLLIGMGLDGVYEATRRARQNIALLAAMIFLIGLVAILISSKIIIDPLDHLIRIVEAISAERLEQRAPDFPSREASILSHSFNQMLDRIALAHEELKMVNNELETRVEKRTRELREEINERHRVEDSLRTSLAEKEVLLKEIHHRVKNNMQVITSLLNMQARTIADPGVRSLFTESQNRVKSMALIHEKLYQSQDLTRIPFEDYLHSLIAHLRNSFNNSGVEITIFAGGVSLAIDQAIPCGLIINELVCNALKYAFPDGRAGRIEIRLSRIDGDRIELEVADDGIGLPAGFDPAGVQSLGYQLVLALTRQMRGELEVAGGPGTRVTIRFAAN
- a CDS encoding type II secretion system F family protein, which produces MDILLILALVFSATFLALTGLQRLLHRRLDPTYKRMQELAGSGSAAGAGAAAKPRGMAQARVGMARLLEVVGRRKQKEGRASGKMMHKLMSAGYYQESALRRFMGIKRLCAVTSFILFLLLGHYGRQPLPMIFFLGLLGAMIFYTTPDLVLNSQVKRRQHSIAGGLPDALDLMVICVEAGLGLNAAILRVGQDLALRCRPLSEELLRTTQDLRTGISRESALRAMSQRNQVEDLKILVGALVLADKLGTSIADTLRCQADSLRTRIKQKAEEQAAKAGVKMLLPLVLFILPALFIILLGPAALMMLETLAK